A window of uncultured Gellertiella sp. genomic DNA:
ATCCGCCGGTCCCCCCTATCAATCCCCCGGTCAAGCTCCCAAAAAATTGACACAGTGTTTCCATAAATGCTAATCAAGCAAATTCGAAAAAAATTTGTTTGATATATCGACCTGACATTGGAGACCGGTCATGGCAACTGTTTTGGGCACTATCGGCGACGACAACAACCTCTTTGGAAATAACCCGGAGAATACGATTTTCGGGTTTGACGGTAACGACAACCTCTATGCAGGCACAGGCAAGGATCTTCTCTATGGCGGCGATGGCAATGACCTGCTGAAGGGCGGGGATGGTGTTGACATGCTTTACGGTGATGACGGCGACGACAATCTGGATGGTGGCGCGGGTGCTGACCACATGTATGGCGGCAAGGGCAATGACAATTATCAGGTCGACGATTTCCAGGATGTCGTCGACGAGACCGGCGGCAAGGGCATTGACACGGTCTATTCAAAGATCGTCGATTACATCCTGCCGACAGGCGTGGAAAACCTTGTGCTCGAGGAGAACAGTACGGCCAGAAACGGCACGGGCAATGACCTCGACAACATGATCACCGGCAACAGCCAGGCCAATACGCTGTCCGGCGGTGCCGGGAATGATATTCTCGACGGCAAGGCGGGTGCCGACCACATGGTCGGCGGTGCCGGCAACGACACCTATTATGTCGACAATCCGGGCGATGTGGTTGACGAGACCGCGAATGGCGCGGACAGCGGCGGCAAGGATACCGTCTACAGTGCGTTGAGCATTGACCTCACCAATGCCGCCCAGGTGAAGGGCCATATCGAGCACCTGATCCTCACCGATCCGGCCAGCAGCACGGCGGCGCTGAATGGCACCGGCGATGGCTTCGACAACACCATCGTCGGCAATGACGGGAAAAACGTGCTCATCGGCGGCGGCGGCAATGACCACCTCTATGGCGGCGGCGGTGACGATAAGCTGACCGGCGGCTCCGGCCAGGACTATCTCGATGGCGGCGCTGGTATCGATCACATGACAGGTGGCGGCGGTGACGATATCTATGTCGTGGATCAGCAATTGGACAAGATCACTGAAACCGCCGATGGCGGCAAGGATACCGTCTATTCCTCCGCCTCCTACCATGTATTGGCCGACCATGTCGAGAACATGGTTCTGACCGGCCAGGACGCAATCAATGGCGACGGCAATTCGGACGACAACAGCATCACCGGCAATGACGGCGGGAATGAAATCCATGGCATGGGCGGCAAGGATGTGATCTTTGGCGGCGGCGGCTTGGATACGCTTTACGGTGACGACGGGAGTGACACGCTCTACGGCGGCACAGGGTTAGACACGCTTTATGGCGGTGCAGGTGCCGATATGATGTATGGCGGCAAGGATGACGACTACTATTACGTCGATAATCCCGGTGACCAGGTCATTGAAAAAGCCGGGGAAGGGGACGATACTGTCGATGCCTCGATCGACTATGTCCTGCCCATGAATGTCGAGTTCCTGTATCTGCAGGGGAGTGCGATCAAGGGCACCGGCAACGCACTTGATAATCATATTCTGGGCAACGACCAGGCCAATTACCTCTATGGCGGGGCGGGCAGTGACTTTCTTGATGGCCGCAAGGGTGCCGACCACATGTATGGCGGCAAGGGTAATGATACCTACGTCGTCGACAATCCCGGCGATGTGGTGGATGAAACCGGCGGCGATGGTGTCGACGTGGTCCTGGCCGAGGTGGACAATTACATCCTCGGCACCGGCATTGAAAACCTCACACTCGATAATGTCCTGGGCGTCATCACCGGCACCGGCAACGGGCTCGCCAATGTGCTTAGAGGCAACGACCTGAGCAACACGCTCTACGGGCTGGCGGGCAATGACACGCTTTATGGTACCCCGGGAACGGATCATCTCTACGGCGGTACGGGCAACGACACCTATTACATCGACAGCAATCAGGGCGCGGCTACCATCGTCGACGAGACGACCGGCGGGGCAAACGACATCGATACGGTTGTATCGCCTGATAACGTCAACCTCTCGGATGTGACCCATTTCCTCGGCCAGATCGAAAATGTTACCTTGACGGGGGGCAGCTATTGCGACGCAACCGGCAACGCTCTCGCCAATGTGCTTGTCGGCAACACGGCGGCGAACACGCTTGACGGTGGCGACAATGATGACACGCTCTATGGCCGGGGCGGCTACGACCGGCTGCTGGGCGGCAATGGCAAGGACAATCTGCATGGCGGCCTCGGCCGCGACATTCTCGCAGGCGGCGCGGGCAAGGATTATTTCTACTTCGACACCAAGCTGAACGCGCTGACCAATGTCGATCACATCGTGGATTTCACCAGTGGCACCGACCGGATCGAACTCAGCCACAAGATCTTCACCACGCTGCCGGTCGGGGCCCTCGCGAAATCGGCCTTTCTCGACACCACATCAGCCAAGGCCAAACATGCCGGTGACCGGCTGATCTACGATTCCACCAATGGCAAGCTCTATTACGACGACGACGGCACCGGCAAACACGCCGCCACCCTGATCGCCGTCTTCGACAACCACGCCAAGCCGACCGCGGCGGATTTTGATATAATTTGAGCGATGGGGGGGCTGTTTGGCCGGGTAACGGATTGAAAAACGGGTGGTTTTGATTGTGCCACGCCTTCTTTTCCTGCCTCGGGCTTACCCCCACCCCCACCCCCTCGCGCAAAGCGAAGCTTTGCGTTGGGGGAGGGGTGGGGGTGAACTCCGGGCACCAAGGCATGCGTGGCACAACCAATCCACCGGTCAAACGAGACATCCCCCCGCCGTTTTAATCCCGCACCCTGTTCATCATACCGCCAAAAAAATGCAACCAATCACACCATGCCCCGGTGACAAGATTTCCGAAATTTGAAACACTAAATTAGTTGACCATAAAACTATATGGCTGAAATATACCTTTTAACGATCCGCTGTGGGCTGGAGGCTGGTCATGGCAGTAATTGTTGGAACCCTGGGCAGTGAGGCACTGACCGGAACAGATCCTGACAACACCATATACGGGCTGGATGGCAATGACGCCATTACCGGCAATCAGGGCATCGACCATCTCTATGGTGGCGATGGCCAGGATAGCATTTACGGCGGTGGCGGCGGCGACATTCTTTATGGCGACGACAACGACGACTCGCTCTACGGCGGCGACGGCGCGGATACGCTTAACGGCGGTGATGGCGCGGATAAGCTGGACGGCGGCACGGGGGCCGACATCCTGCAGGGCGGCAGGGGCAACGACATCTATTATGTCGATGATCCCGGCGACCGGGTGGACGAGACCGGCGGCAATGGCGACGACACGGTGAAGTCGTCGGTCAACGACTACACGCTGCCGCCTGGGGTCGAAAGCCTTTTTCTCGTTCAGGGCAGCGCTGCCAAAAATGGCACCGGCAATAATCTCGACAACCAGATCATCGGCAACAACCAGGACAACACGCTCTCCGGCGGCGGGGGCAATGACCGGCTGGTTGGCAATGGCGGCACGGATCATCTGGTTGGCGGCTCGGGCGATGACGTCTACTTCATCGACGATGGCACCGATATTGTCGACGAGACGACGAATGGCGCAGACAGCGGCGGCAAGGACACGGTCTATACCGAAGTTTCCCTTGACCTGACCGATATCCTGCATGTCAGGGGCCGGATCGAACACATCATTCTGGATGGTTTCAAGAATATCAATGCCACGGGGGACGCTTTCGACAACACCATCGACGGCAACGACGGCAAGAACACGCTGACCGGCGGCGGCGGCAATGACCACCTCTATGGCGGCGGCGGCGCAGACACGCTGATCGGCGGCTCCGGCAAGGATTACCTCGATGGCGGCACGGGCGTGGACACCATGACAGGCGGCGGCGGGGACGACAGCTATGTCGTTGACGAGAATACTGACAAGATCACCGAGACCGTCGATGGCGGCACTGCGGATACGGTCTATTCCTCAGCCACCCATTACGTGCTTGCCGATTTCGTCGAGAACGTGGTGCTGACCGGCCATGGCAATATCGACGGCGACGGCAATGCCGGCGACAACAGCATGACCGGCAATGACGGGAAGAACACGATCAGGGGACTGGATGGCGCGGACAAGATCTTTGGCGGCGGCGACGAGGACAGCCTTTACGGCGGCGACGGTGCCGATGCGCTCTATGGCGGTGCCGGTACCGACATTCTGGATGGCGGCTCGAATGCCGACACGATGAGCGGCGGCAAGGATGACGACACCTATTATGTCGACAATGCCGGTGACAAGGTCATCGAAAAAGCCAAGGAAGGCAACGATACCGTCATCGCCGCGATTGACTTCGTGCTTGGCAAGAATGTCGAGAACCTCACCCTTCAGGGCACTGCGACGAAGGGCACCGGCAACGCGCTCGACAACACGATTGTCGGCGATGACAAGGACAATATCCTGATCGGCGGGGCGGGGAACGATGTTCTCGAAGGCGGCAAGGGGGGCGATCACCTCTATGGCGGCAAGGGCAACGACACCTACTTCATCGACAATGCCGGCGATGTGGTTGACGAGACCGGCGGCAATGGCAAGGACACGGTTTTCGCGGTGATCGACAATTACACGCTCGGCACCGGCATCGAAAACCTGATGCTGCTGGGGTCCACCCCCATCACCGGTACCGGAAACGGACTTGCCAATGTCATCTCCGGCAATGGCAATGCGAATGTGCTGTATGGTCTGGCGGGCAATGACACGCTCGACGGCGATTTCGGCGCAGATCACCTCTATGGCGGCACCGGCAACGATACCTATGTCATCGATAACTCCGGTGATATCGTCGATGAAAGCACCGGCGGCGGCAGGGACATCGACACGGTCATGTCCCATATTTCCGCCAGCCTCGCCGATACCCTGCATTTCATCGGCGCGGTCGAAAACCTGACCCTGACCGGGATCAACGACCTCAATGGCACCGGCAACAATCTGGCCAATGTCCTCACCGGAAATGCCGGTGCCAATATTCTGGACGGCGGCGACGGCAACGACACGCTCTATGGACAGGCGGGCAACGACCGGCTTATCGGCGGCAATGGCAATGACCGGCTGCATGGCGGCCTTGACCACGACATCCTCACCGGCGGCGCGGGCAAGGACTATTTCTACTTCGACACCAAGCCCAACACGCTCTACAACACCGATCACATCATCGATTTCGAAAGCGGCATCGACCGCATCGAACTCAGCCACAAGATCTTCACCAAACTGAAGGCCGGGGCGCTGTTGAAGACGGCCTTTGTCGCCAATTCAACCGGTCTTGCCCAGCACAAGACTGACCGGGTGATCTACAATTCCGGCAATGGCAAGCTCTATTACGACGACGACGGCACCGGCAAGCATGCCGCAGTGCTGATCGCCGTGCTCGACAACCACGCCAAGCTGACAGCTTCGGATTTCCATATATT
This region includes:
- a CDS encoding calcium-binding protein, whose amino-acid sequence is MAVIVGTLGSEALTGTDPDNTIYGLDGNDAITGNQGIDHLYGGDGQDSIYGGGGGDILYGDDNDDSLYGGDGADTLNGGDGADKLDGGTGADILQGGRGNDIYYVDDPGDRVDETGGNGDDTVKSSVNDYTLPPGVESLFLVQGSAAKNGTGNNLDNQIIGNNQDNTLSGGGGNDRLVGNGGTDHLVGGSGDDVYFIDDGTDIVDETTNGADSGGKDTVYTEVSLDLTDILHVRGRIEHIILDGFKNINATGDAFDNTIDGNDGKNTLTGGGGNDHLYGGGGADTLIGGSGKDYLDGGTGVDTMTGGGGDDSYVVDENTDKITETVDGGTADTVYSSATHYVLADFVENVVLTGHGNIDGDGNAGDNSMTGNDGKNTIRGLDGADKIFGGGDEDSLYGGDGADALYGGAGTDILDGGSNADTMSGGKDDDTYYVDNAGDKVIEKAKEGNDTVIAAIDFVLGKNVENLTLQGTATKGTGNALDNTIVGDDKDNILIGGAGNDVLEGGKGGDHLYGGKGNDTYFIDNAGDVVDETGGNGKDTVFAVIDNYTLGTGIENLMLLGSTPITGTGNGLANVISGNGNANVLYGLAGNDTLDGDFGADHLYGGTGNDTYVIDNSGDIVDESTGGGRDIDTVMSHISASLADTLHFIGAVENLTLTGINDLNGTGNNLANVLTGNAGANILDGGDGNDTLYGQAGNDRLIGGNGNDRLHGGLDHDILTGGAGKDYFYFDTKPNTLYNTDHIIDFESGIDRIELSHKIFTKLKAGALLKTAFVANSTGLAQHKTDRVIYNSGNGKLYYDDDGTGKHAAVLIAVLDNHAKLTASDFHIF